The Gossypium hirsutum isolate 1008001.06 chromosome A03, Gossypium_hirsutum_v2.1, whole genome shotgun sequence genome contains the following window.
gaagttgtaagttttacctctgtttgaagaccttgatctacccttagatttaccgtgaaaatttcgttcctgtgtccttccacgatcatcatcagcattccgatcttgtctcccacaaacaatgagaccctctctttgagagtcgggtttaactataagatgcttcatcttatcatacgaggtcaaagaatcataaacctcatcaactgtgagagattcgaggctatataaaatcgtgtctctacaGGTTGAATAAGACgtgggcaacgaacaaagtagaatcaaccttaGATCTTCCTTAcaatactgaacctccatggcctccaagtttgagagaatttctttaaacactgttaagtgttcatgtacagacgcaccttcctccaaacgatgagcataaagacgttgcttcatatgcaacttgcttgttagagttttcgacatacataattgttctagcctcttccataatgcagtggcggtcttctctttcatcacatcctacaaaatttcgttagaaaaatgcaaatataattgtgttaacgcctttcgatccttacgtttcttctcttcatctgttaatgtcgaaggcatcttatctatctcTAGCAGGGCATtctccagatccatctgcgcaagagcTGCTTgtatcttaatctgccacaacgcaaatctggtgttgcgatccaacagcggaatttcatactttaaagacGCCATTACTGTGATCGAGATGAACtacccggaagctctgataccaatttgtgaaaaataaaataaaataaaataaaataaaaacatagatttttacgtggaaaccctttcgagaaaaaaccacgggcagaggagaataaaatttactatgtcgaattcgaattaattacaagaggaatagactatgtctatttataggcttgtaaagccatattctagtaagactgaaacactttattctaatcaatatcaaatagatagaatttaataaggtttaaaaaacattattctaaaataaaataaaagaagcgtaattctatatggattcttttttttattttattttaccactgtattttatttaaataaggattcaggtcacttaattctaacataatTTGATTCTTgtctttttataatattattagttaatttaaataattaatattgttaactatttcaatcaaaatgttgacaccaatttctcttaaaaatactattccaataaaaaaaatgatatcatgACAAGTTTGAATgtgtgtttttaagaaaaactctaatcAGTGATTGtaaggtgttttttttttaacatgccaacaaaataaatatatattttttaatttcaaatttgtcATACCaaaaatttaatagaagaatttaatGGTGGTAacaattggatttttttttaaattcgaaaagtataaaaactaaattctaaatgtaaaataatgtataaaatttaaagtatattttaattttcaaatttttactctataattttaaataaacaaataattaaccCAATATCAGACCTAAGGAACAACAGTTataatacataatatatttagCCGGTAATGCTTATGTTAAGTGGACTATATATAGAAGAGGTCGCTTTTGGTGACCCAACATCTTAACCTCCTGTAGGCAAAAACCAGCACCTAACCAATCAAAGATGTCAAGGCAAAGGAAAAGTTTTCTGGTGACTGACACCTGTAGCTGGTTAGTATTTCTGGTATAATAATATGGGTtataaaaattaagttatattgtTGGTGATAGACAAATTATCATCAACTTTGCTGGTCATATATGGATATCTCAACTTCTTAAACAGTTGCTTCCAAGGTTTGTGTAGCACTTGCATTTGCTACCAAATTAGAATTATACACTGCTTTCCATTAACCTACCTTATGTTTCTAATACTATAaatatcaatttcttttcttcccATTTCGGCACAAAATAATTAGTTAGCAGAATTCGAATCTAAAAAATGGCAATGAAGTTTGATAGTTACTTGCAGTTGTTTTTTCTCGGCTGCTTCTACTTTTCTTGGTTTTTGAGTTCTCCAGCTGAAGCTGCTGTGAGGAAGTATCAGTTTGATGTGGGTGTTTTCTTTGACTGCAtaactttgttttattatgaAGGATTGGTTAATGGGCTTTATATAACTCTTACATTGCTCTTCAGATAAGAGTGAAGAATGTAAGCAGGCTTTGCCGTGCAAAACCAATTGTCACCGTGAATGGAAGGTTTCCAGGACCGACCGTCTATGCAAGAGAAGGAGATCGAGTTCTTGTCAACGTCACCAACTCTGTACAATATAACATCTCCATTCATTGGCATGTTATTTACATTCATTTGCAATCTATCTTTATGCacaatgtacatatataaatattgaatcaGCTTGTGTTTGCATGTAACTAAGCAGGCATGGGTTAAAGCAATTTCGTAATGGCTGGGCGGATGGACCTGCATACATAACACAATGCCCTATCAAGACTGGGCATAGCTACACCTATGATTTTAATGTCACGGGACAACGAGGAACACTATGGTGGCATGCACATATTTTATGGCTAAGAGCTACTGTCTACGGTGCCATTGTCATCATGCCGAAGGAAGGGAGGATGTTTCCATTCCCTCAACCTCATGGAGAAACTAAAATAATTCTAGGTAGTAATTGGTTAGAGGAATTGATATTTCTAAGTTCATTGCTATGCGGACATGGAATATGCAGGGGAATGGTGGAATTCAGACGTTGAAACGCTTGTAAACGAAGCCAATAAGTTGGGGTTGCCACCACCAACCTCTGATAGTCATACGATCAACGGGAAACTGGGGCCACTCTTCCCGTGTTCTTCGAAACGTAAGTTCTAGCTTTAGAGTAGAAAAACAAATTTAAGGAATTGTCATCACTCTGACTTGTTTCAATTTTAGATACCTTTTCCATGGAGGTTGAAGCAGGCAAGACTTACCTGTTGAGGATTATCAATGCTGCACTGAATGATGAACTGTTTTTTGCAATTGCCGGTCACAACATGACTGTGGTAGAGATTGATGCAGTCTACACAAAGCCCTTCACAACCAGGGTTATCCTAATCGCGCCAGGTCAAACCACCAATGTTCTTATTATAGCCGATCAACCTCGGAGTCGGTACTTCATGGCAGCCAGGCCTTTCATGGACGCACCAGTTCCTGTGGATAACAAAACTGTTACCGCAATTCTACATTACAAAGGCATCCCAAACACAGTTCTCCCATCTATGCCCAAATTGCCTGCCCCAAACAACACCAATGTTGCATTGAGATATAACAATCGGCTTAGAAGCCTAAATACCCCACAATTTCCAGCAAAAGTCCCACTTAAAGTGGACCGTCATCTGTTTTACACAGTTGGTCTGGGTGCGAACCCATGTTCAAGTTGTCAAAATGGTACACAGCTAACTGCTTCATTGAACAACATAACCTTTGTGATGCCAAAGGTTGGTCTCCTGCAGGCTCATTATTTCCACATCAAAGGAGTATTCAAAACTGACTTTCCCGACCGACCTCCGGTCCCATTTAACTACACCGGTGTACCACTTACAGCGAACCTAGGCACTTCATTAGGAACAAGGCTCAGTAAGGTGGCTTTCAATTCCACCATCGAGCTGGTATTGCAGGACACTAACCTCCTCACAGTAGAGTCACATCCATTCCATCTTCATGGTTTCAACTTTTTCGTAGTTGGCAGTGGCGTTGGAAACTTTGATCCCTCCAAAGACCCTGCTAAGTTTAACCTAGTCGATCCTCCCGAGAGAAATACTGTCGGAGTGCCAACCGGAGGATGGACAGCTATTAGATTTCGAGCTGATAATCCAGGTAACTTTTTCGCAGAGATGATCCATGTAATGTAAGGTCATTGAATTTACTCTGGTTTTTGTGTCTACATTTGCAGGTGTTTGGTTTATGCATTGTCACTTGGAGCTGCATACGATGTGGGGTCTAAAGATGGCCTTTGTTGTTGAGAATGGGAAGTCACCTGAAGAATCTATTATACCACCACCAAAGGACCTTCCACCTTGCTAGACATAGTTAAAACCATTTTCACTTCTCTCCCGGTGGAGGAACAATGAATTTGTTCCCACATTATACGTATTTATTTCATCTTTGGTTTCAGGATATTCTTTTGAGGAGGAGATATCACATGATCTAAATGCTTTGTTTGAGATTGTTTCCCCAATTATAAGATACCAAGTTTCATCAATGAAGTTTTACATACTTGCTCCATATATTTTCCCTTCATTTTCTAGATTTGCAACGCTTCACAAAACACATTGGAGAGCCTCCATGAACAGCAAGACAAGGTTCttcaaatgattaaataagtagCTTTCCTAATCATAAAGAGACAGTTTAGTCATGGTAGTATATTGAAAtcattaaataatgatgtaattaataggcgaaaagtctaaattcattataaattatttgcgttttaattatatattttaatcgGTTGTTCTGTTATCTCAAGATAACTCAAAATGAATTGCATGAAGTATTAATAGCTGTCGtgaatgaaaataataagagaaatgaattgcatgaattACTATCTACACTAAATTTGTTTTCTCGCTAACCACAAAagatgatttaaaaattaaattaatttattcgaattattatttaattgattgtaattaaataattgaagttcgaaataagaattaaattaattttttttgtgagaaaaaatctaaaaaactaCAAAAATATCATTTAGTAAAAAAAACGCCTGAAAGTTTATTCCTATCCATTAAATTGCGAGCTTATCATTTAGTAAAAGAAAACGCCTGAAAGTTTATTCCTATCCATTAAATTGCGAGCTATCTCGGGTGGGACGTCGAGAACTTGCAGGTTTCCTTTCTCAATTAAAGCTTGTTTAGCTAAACAGCCTGCAACTTGATTTTGTTCCCTCGGGATGTATTGCAAAAGTCATTGATTTTCCTGAGTCATAAATTAATTTCTTCATAAATTCTAATATGGTAAAATCATTATCACTTTAACAATATTAAACtttggttgagaaaataatttaattatttaataagttaattaaataaataaataatattttgtgaaatagaaaatagttactaGGTCGAATGAAagtccaaaaatatatatataacagtaTTCAATTCATGATTGGCCTAGTTAATGCAAGCGTCAGCATTGCAAACCTTAGTACTTTTTACGGCATATCATTTCCCCCCTGGTTGTACTTCAAGtagaaattattatatttttattaaaatattattatttaattaaattttattcgaACAAAACTCTTGTACTGCTTCTTTATAAATAAGAACTATGAGCTAACGTATTTACATAACTTTGAGAGCACCgttattttcttgaaaaatagtgataataaattatatttttcggTAAAAACTCATAATTTTCGATTATAGAGAGAATTAACTTTCTCATTGAAAGTTCAGTAAAGTTTTGATTTTGTGCACTTAGTTCGTGTTATTTGAGCCCGTCCAAAAAGCAATTTGGGTTTTGAAGATAGCGGAGAAGGTTATTTGGTAAAAAGTTAGATCGATTTTAACTCCTTAtacaaaatatatgtataatttcGATTAAGAgtttattgatataaatattacaaggctcgatgttaaaatttttttaaattttcgttatttctaaaaatattattttctaaattgatttttccGATCGTCATTCCTTTCAAGGCTTTGGTTGGCAACTTGTTGAGTAGGTAGACAGTTGTGGTGGTCATTTCTGCCGAAAGCTTCTTAGAAAGACCCTTTTTAAACAATATACATTTAGCCATTTCCATAATAGTTCTATTTTTCCTCTCGCCAGCATCATTTTGTTCTGGAGAAGAAGCAACAATCAACTAGCGTCCAATATTGGTAATTCTGCAAAATTCATTAAATTTGTCAGATGTGTATTCAATTTATGCCTTTAACCTTCAAAACACATTTGTTacctcaaaattttgttttataaaatatatcCAACACATTCTGATAAAATCAtccacaaaaataattaaatatttgttgcCATGTAAGGCCACAAACATCGGAGTGAACCAATTGCAGCTTTTTAGAAGCTCTCGAAGCCTTGTTGATTGGAAAAGGAAGTTTGCTTATCTTTCCAAGTTCACATACTTCACAAACTTTacgatttcaatttttttatagttgGCAATGGTGTTGGAAGCTTTGATCCCTCTAAAGACCCTGCTAAGTTATctggatattttattttttattattttgatgtaaCCCATGACACCGTTATATGTGAAGCTCTGAATATTTAATGAATTATCTTTTTAACCTTAAGAAAtggttaatttatatatatatatgttgcaaaCAAAAATCATTTGAGTAATTaggctgaaattttaaaaatttactattttatacTCTCTtttagagagagaaaagaaaatgcgTTCTATAAGACCCGTTTTCACTGTCACATCAGTGAAAATATGTTACGTAGGACGCGTTTTTAGGAAAGAGAATAAAAACACATCCTTGACCGCCTTCCAACATGCAAACGTTTAGAGTTAATATtgcacaaataaataaatataaattaagtgTGGTATCTACAAGAGAatatgtcaaattgtaatatagatttgTGTTATAGTGGAATACCGATAAGTATCTCAGgaatcgtacccaagggattacAGATTGGAGAAATTTCTCATTAAATTAATTAccgaaaataattactaatctaaatGATTTACAAGTTAGTATTGCAAATATAAATTaagatattattaaattaattatcctaaaataacctaactaaattaattaatttaaaataacttaatggaatttcctattcctagtgtcgaCGATGCGAGTTCCCAGCCTATTTTCGATTAAATCACTAATTATCAATAAAGTCACTAATTACGCTCGATTGAGTTATTTATCACCCTTAGCTAAGAATACCCTCTCGGTCTCATCCTCACTAAGCattaccacctaagtcacccTTTCGGTCTTTTCTTAGGCATACGAATACCCTCTCGGTCTCACCGCTAAGCACAAGTTATACTCGACAGGATACCCTTTCGATTTCATCTGTCTCGATATTCTACTAGGGGTGTCACTCCTTAATATACTAAGCACTCTTGAATAAACATccaattttagataaataattacttaattaataaattagatCCATAACCGAAACATGATAGATA
Protein-coding sequences here:
- the LOC107888020 gene encoding laccase-11 isoform X3 codes for the protein MAMKFDSYLQLFFLGCFYFSWFLSSPAEAAVRKYQFDVVKNVSRLCRAKPIVTVNGRFPGPTVYAREGDRVLVNVTNSVQYNISIHWHGLKQFRNGWADGPAYITQCPIKTGHSYTYDFNVTGQRGTLWWHAHILWLRATVYGAIVIMPKEGRMFPFPQPHGETKIILGEWWNSDVETLVNEANKLGLPPPTSDSHTINGKLGPLFPCSSKHTFSMEVEAGKTYLLRIINAALNDELFFAIAGHNMTVVEIDAVYTKPFTTRVILIAPGQTTNVLIIADQPRSRYFMAARPFMDAPVPVDNKTVTAILHYKGIPNTVLPSMPKLPAPNNTNVALRYNNRLRSLNTPQFPAKVPLKVDRHLFYTVGLGANPCSSCQNGTQLTASLNNITFVMPKVGLLQAHYFHIKGVFKTDFPDRPPVPFNYTGVPLTANLGTSLGTRLSKVAFNSTIELVLQDTNLLTVESHPFHLHGFNFFVVGSGVGNFDPSKDPAKFNLVDPPERNTVGVPTGGWTAIRFRADNPGVWFMHCHLELHTMWGLKMAFVVENGKSPEESIIPPPKDLPPC
- the LOC107888020 gene encoding laccase-11 isoform X1, translated to MAMKFDSYLQLFFLGCFYFSWFLSSPAEAAVRKYQFDVGVFFDCITLFYYLQIRVKNVSRLCRAKPIVTVNGRFPGPTVYAREGDRVLVNVTNSVQYNISIHWHGLKQFRNGWADGPAYITQCPIKTGHSYTYDFNVTGQRGTLWWHAHILWLRATVYGAIVIMPKEGRMFPFPQPHGETKIILGEWWNSDVETLVNEANKLGLPPPTSDSHTINGKLGPLFPCSSKHTFSMEVEAGKTYLLRIINAALNDELFFAIAGHNMTVVEIDAVYTKPFTTRVILIAPGQTTNVLIIADQPRSRYFMAARPFMDAPVPVDNKTVTAILHYKGIPNTVLPSMPKLPAPNNTNVALRYNNRLRSLNTPQFPAKVPLKVDRHLFYTVGLGANPCSSCQNGTQLTASLNNITFVMPKVGLLQAHYFHIKGVFKTDFPDRPPVPFNYTGVPLTANLGTSLGTRLSKVAFNSTIELVLQDTNLLTVESHPFHLHGFNFFVVGSGVGNFDPSKDPAKFNLVDPPERNTVGVPTGGWTAIRFRADNPGVWFMHCHLELHTMWGLKMAFVVENGKSPEESIIPPPKDLPPC
- the LOC107888020 gene encoding laccase-11 isoform X2, producing MAMKFDSYLQLFFLGCFYFSWFLSSPAEAAVRKYQFDIRVKNVSRLCRAKPIVTVNGRFPGPTVYAREGDRVLVNVTNSVQYNISIHWHGLKQFRNGWADGPAYITQCPIKTGHSYTYDFNVTGQRGTLWWHAHILWLRATVYGAIVIMPKEGRMFPFPQPHGETKIILGEWWNSDVETLVNEANKLGLPPPTSDSHTINGKLGPLFPCSSKHTFSMEVEAGKTYLLRIINAALNDELFFAIAGHNMTVVEIDAVYTKPFTTRVILIAPGQTTNVLIIADQPRSRYFMAARPFMDAPVPVDNKTVTAILHYKGIPNTVLPSMPKLPAPNNTNVALRYNNRLRSLNTPQFPAKVPLKVDRHLFYTVGLGANPCSSCQNGTQLTASLNNITFVMPKVGLLQAHYFHIKGVFKTDFPDRPPVPFNYTGVPLTANLGTSLGTRLSKVAFNSTIELVLQDTNLLTVESHPFHLHGFNFFVVGSGVGNFDPSKDPAKFNLVDPPERNTVGVPTGGWTAIRFRADNPGVWFMHCHLELHTMWGLKMAFVVENGKSPEESIIPPPKDLPPC